One part of the Hyalangium ruber genome encodes these proteins:
- a CDS encoding cupin domain-containing protein yields MPTLIPAPTRVTAAGNKPKLIDEYVGRVNTKTGELSVAHMRSPGGWVEPGQTPEFREMTVVLKGHLRVEHKGGALDVRGGQAVVTEPGEWVRYSTPGEEGAEYIAICFPAFSPDTVHRDT; encoded by the coding sequence ATGCCGACCCTCATCCCCGCCCCCACCCGTGTCACCGCCGCGGGCAACAAGCCGAAGCTCATCGACGAGTACGTCGGGCGGGTGAACACGAAGACCGGAGAGCTGAGCGTGGCGCACATGCGCAGCCCGGGCGGCTGGGTCGAGCCCGGGCAGACGCCGGAGTTCCGGGAGATGACGGTGGTGCTCAAGGGCCACCTGCGGGTGGAGCACAAGGGCGGCGCGCTGGACGTGCGCGGCGGCCAGGCCGTGGTGACCGAGCCGGGCGAGTGGGTGCGCTACAGCACGCCCGGCGAGGAGGGCGCGGAGTACATCGCCATCTGCTTCCCCGCCTTCTCCCCGGACACTGTTCACCGCGATACATAA